A genomic window from Henningerozyma blattae CBS 6284 chromosome 3, complete genome includes:
- the TBLA0C03220 gene encoding uncharacterized protein (similar to Saccharomyces cerevisiae DOG1 (YHR044C); ancestral locus Anc_5.290), which translates to MTVTKHIIKVNFILFDLDGTLVNTTESASRSWTDLCIKENVDPKELLSHSHGVKSQDIIAKYFPTLDNSKGQISYSLERAMVDKYSDSVVPVTGSVELLSSLLDGYWCIVTSGPKWITNHWLEVTDLNKINKPAVFLTSELVPKGKPNPMGYQMGLEGLKTLNSVGNNDNLTYVVFEDAPAGIKAGKAMGAKVVGITTSYDKQKLIDAGADYVINDLSDVEVLHIDDISKGIKQFTMLLDQNTV; encoded by the coding sequence ATGACTGTCACGAAACATATTATAAAGgttaatttcattttattcGATTTAGATGGAACTCTAGTTAATACCACTGAATCTGCTTCAAGATCTTGGACAGATTTATGTATTAAGGAAAACGTCGACCCTAAAGAGTTATTGAGCCATTCTCATGGTGTTAAATCTCAAGATATTATTGCTAAATATTTCCCTACATTAGATAATTCAAAAGGTCAAATTTCATATTCTTTAGAAAGAGCCATGGTCGATAAATATTCAGATTCAGTGGTCCCAGTCACTGGTTCTGTAGAATTATTGTCAAGTTTACTGGATGGGTATTGGTGTATTGTCACAAGTGGACCCAAATGGATTACCAACCATTGGCTAGAAGTCACTGATTTGAACAAGATCAATAAGCCAGCAGTATTCTTGACTTCAGAGTTGGTTCCCAAGGGGAAACCAAATCCAATGGGCTACCAAATGGGTCTTGAAGGGTTGAAAACATTGAATTCAGTTGGAAATAATGATAACTTGACCTATGTCGTTTTTGAAGATGCACCTGCTGGAATTAAAGCAGGTAAAGCAATGGGCGCCAAAGTTGTAGGAATTACCACATCGTATGATAAGCAAAAATTGATAGATGCAGGAGCTGATTACGTGATTAATGATCTTTCAGATGTTGAAGTTCTTCATATTGACGATATTTCAAAGGGTATCAAACAATTTACCATGTTGCTTGATCAAAACACCGTTTGA
- the RNH202 gene encoding Rnh202p (similar to Saccharomyces cerevisiae RNH202 (YDR279W); ancestral locus Anc_5.288) yields the protein MKQVVVCPDNIESLKQIVFPHPHDGTPRLTLVLANDGCLYRLHNTRLGKSVEATENQGRDIYMKSIMVSTGDILENGSLYHLTKYNLAFALCSLPEAVSQEDEPPRYQLPCELQSMLAQVHGSHWTQIPTLIFQNALKSVSISVDEAGDTYYALNTCKCIEFLISVVDKLSTHLPPSLLKLIPKSTSQNDSDLLLNKQRSLLLACDLLRSELSSTVFNLLMDQPSIQEANDKVKSHEAKLLQSRAATTSLLDLAHPTALSTSGNFPTSSMSNRLANNNSTNNKKKTKNDNKVKISKGAIDNFFKSKKKDASK from the coding sequence ATGAAGCAAGTAGTGGTATGTCCAGATAATATCGAGAGCTTGAAACAGATTGTGTTTCCACACCCTCACGATGGGACACCACGATTGACCTTGGTGTTGGCAAACGATGGCTGCTTGTACAGGCTTCACAATACCAGATTAGGTAAGAGTGTTGAAGCGACTGAGAATCAAGGAcgagatatatatatgaaatcAATAATGGTCTCAACTGGTGATATTCTAGAAAATGGCTCGTTGTATCATTTGACTAAGTATAATTTGGCATTTGCATTATGTTCTTTACCAGAAGCCGTATCACAAGAGGACGAGCCTCCAAGGTATCAATTACCATGTGAATTACAATCAATGCTTGCACAAGTTCATGGGTCTCATTGGACACAAATCCCTACtttaattttccaaaatgcATTGAAATCAGTATCTATTTCCGTAGACGAAGCTGGCGACACATATTATGCCCTAAATACCTGTAAATGTATCGAGTTTCTCATATCAGTGGTTGACAAATTATCTACACATTTACCACCATCTCTTCTTAAATTAATCCCTAAGTCTACTTCACAGAATGATTCAGATTTACTCTTGAACAAACAAAGATCGTTATTACTTGCATGTGACCTCCTCCGTTCTGAACTCTCTTCAACAGTCTTTAACCTTCTAATGGACCAACCTTCAATACAAGAGGCAAATGACAAAGTCAAATCCCACGAAGCAAAACTTTTGCAGTCACGTGCTGCAACTACGTCATTGCTGGATTTGGCACACCCTACAGCACTTTCCACTTCGGGAAATTTCCCCACATCCTCAATGTCCAATAGACttgctaataataatagcactaataataagaaaaaaacgaagaatgataataaagtgaaaatttcaaaaggGGCTATCgacaattttttcaaatctaaaaaaaaagatgcttcaaaataa
- the SMF2 gene encoding divalent metal ion transporter SMF2 (similar to Saccharomyces cerevisiae SMF2 (YHR050W); ancestral locus Anc_5.282) produces the protein MAIQYSPLPLETDTTSNTSTTNDTGIPSSPELNKPLQQDQSNALEDDVISQSDSNINDSYNHTPMMNNTDRTSYSIFQILKQNIRQYAKFVGPGLMVSVAYMDPGNYSTAVAAGSAHKYKLLFSVLVSNIIAAFFQCLCAKLGAVTGLDLAQNCRKHLHPYINIALYVLAEIAIIATDLAEVVGTAIALNILFDIPLALGVILTTFDVLIVLMAYRPSGSLNVVRWFEAFVSVLVIATVVCFALEMHYADLGPWCDIAKGFIPSKAVIKGDGLYLSLAILGATVMPHSLYLGSGVVQPRLRDFDIKSGHYKPTEDDELNNHIHYHPSYEAINETLNMTVAELLVSLFTVALFVNCSILIVAGATLYGNTPASKEADLFSIYNLLSTTLSKTAGTVFVLALLFSGQSAGIVCTLSGQMVSEGFLHWSIQPAVRRALTRAVAITPCLILVLVAGREGLSGALNASQVVLSLLLPFVSAPLLYFTSSKGVMSVLVVENDDVIPLQDMNSNNNSLNTTATTNNNIEENEISHDFNSSVNLNRSSINEEDINDEINPNPLKCVDMSNNKITTVIAVFLWLLISGLNFYMLLSFAAGQDVNF, from the coding sequence ATGGCTATCCAATATTCTCCATTACCATTGGAGACTGATACCACATCTAATACTTCAACGACTAATGACACAGGCATCCCATCTTCACCGGAGTTAAACAAGCCACTTCAACAAGATCAATCTAATGCCTTAGAAGATGATGTGATAAGTCAGTCAGATAGTAATATAAATGATAGTTATAACCACACGCCTATGATGAACAATACCGATAGAACTTCTTATTCtatattccaaatattgaaacaaaatataCGACAGTACGCTAAATTTGTGGGTCCTGGTTTAATGGTCTCAGTGGCCTATATGGATCCAGGTAATTATTCCACTGCAGTAGCAGCAGGTTCTGCTCATAAATATAAACTTTTGTTCTCGGTACTAgtatcaaatataatagCTGCATTTTTCCAATGCCTTTGTGCTAAATTAGGTGCAGTGACTGGTTTAGATCTGGCTCAAAACTGTCGTAAGCATTTACATCCTTATATTAACATCGCATTATATGTTTTAGCTGAAATAGCTATTATTGCTACAGATTTGGCTGAAGTAGTAGGAACTGCAATTGCATTAaacattttatttgatattcCATTGGCTTTAGGCGTTATTCTGACCACATTCGATGTTTTGATTGTTTTAATGGCCTATAGACCTTCTGGCTCATTGAACGTGGTTCGTTGGTTTGAAGCATTTGTTTCTGTATTAGTTATTGCTACTGTTGTTTGCTTTGCCTTAGAAATGCATTATGCTGATTTAGGCCCTTGGTGTGATATTGCAAAAGGATTTATTCCATCAAAGGCAGTTATTAAAGGTGATGGACTATATTTAAGTTTAGCTATCTTGGGTGCTACAGTAATGCCTCACTCTTTATACTTGGGATCTGGTGTTGTTCAACCAAGATTGAGagattttgatattaaatctGGCCATTATAAACCAacagaagatgatgaattaaataatcacATCCATTATCATCCTTCTTATGAAGCTATCAATGAAACTTTAAATATGACTGTCGctgaattattagtttCGTTATTCACTGTAGCTTTATTCGTTAATTgttctattttaattgtAGCTGGTGCTACTTTATACGGCAACACGCCAGCTTCAAAAGAGGCAGATTTATTTTccatttataatttattatcaactACACTATCGAAAACTGCAGGTACTGTATTTGTATTGGccttattattttcaggTCAAAGTGCTGGGATCGTTTGTACTTTAAGTGGCCAAATGGTCAGTGAAGGTTTTTTGCATTGGAGTATCCAGCCAGCAGTACGTCGTGCTCTAACAAGAGCTGTAGCCATTACTCCATGTTTAATCCTAGTATTAGTTGCTGGCAGAGAAGGCCTGTCAGGTGCATTGAATGCTTCACAAGTcgttttatcattattactaCCATTCGTCAGTGCACCTCtgttatattttacaaGTAGCAAAGGTGTTATGAGTGTGCTTGTTGTGGAAAATGATGACGTTATTCCCTTACAAGATATGAATTCAAACAACAATTCTTTAAACACTACTGCaactacaaataataatatagaagaaaatgaaatttctcACGATTTTAATTCAAGTGTGAATCTCAATCGTAGTTCcattaatgaagaagatatcAATGATGAAATCAATCCAAACCCTCTAAAATGTGTCGATATGAGTAACAACAAAATTACAACTGTTATTGCAGTTTTCCTATGGTTATTAATTTCAGGCTTGAACTTTTATATGTTATTAAGTTTTGCTGCAGGACAGGATGTTAACTTCTAA
- the SRB2 gene encoding Srb2p (similar to Saccharomyces cerevisiae SRB2 (YHR041C); ancestral locus Anc_5.299): MEHTAVIFIEKCTPNTLIEFKDIISHSIIKNLENWSLEFRTYRSIFKDKKNPNNNSLLYSINLTQFNKTILIKDGEIILNTVNFNDIPKELLFNGCNNGSSMSIDKLITNKLSNMWSNRQSIRGENGESFVCNNKLIVRIINLFSLTGFKGMLIEIENYDKKMETQEFNNHVDKICEFLNDIKVKDYKINKDRTDEDEFLCDLGQQYVSVLE, from the exons ATGGAACACACAGC tgtaattttcattgaaaaatgtACGCCTAATacattaattgaatttaaagatattatctCCCATagtattataaaaaatttagagaATTGGTCCTTAGAATTCCGTACATATCGAAgtatatttaaagataagaaaaatcctaataataattcctTATTATATTCCATCAATCTCAcacaatttaataaaactattttaattaaagatggtgaaataatactaaatactgtaaattttaatgatattccaaaagaattattatttaatggcTGTAACAATGGAAGCTCCATGAGCATTGATAAATTGATTACAAACAAATTAAGTAATATGTGGAGCAATAGACAATCAATTAGAGGTGAAAATGGTGAAAGTTTCGtatgtaataataaattaattgttagaattattaatttatttagtttaacTGGATTCAAAGGCATGCTAATTGAGATCGAAaattatgataaaaaaatggaaactcaagaatttaataatcatgttgataaaatttgtgaatttttaaatgatataaaaGTTAAAGATTATAagataaataaagataGGACAGACGAGGATGAATTTTTATGTGATCTTGGTCAACAATATGTATCAGTTTTAGAATAA
- the RTT103 gene encoding Rtt103p (similar to Saccharomyces cerevisiae RTT103 (YDR289C); ancestral locus Anc_5.300), translating into MPFHPDQLMLKFQNLEDNQDSIGSTANWLLGQKESSQEIADTWATYMLSPATTSKRRLMALYVANHAVQQELRSIVNGPFQHSFGLILPRVLGQVIPQEKDPKLNSRLRRVLTVWQSRAVFPPTVLKSIEESVASASPVSNGDTTNNNTSTKYNQKAPVTGHSEIPAPLQVLLVPFREVARHGPASNALKISFDEAIGALDPSATDIVYQQNYHTVKRLGHTTQDSLKKTIIQREIIVEKLRDLLIQQEELLSLDRQIQNEIDNALETTDPAFKDNQNSFSNNMLPTYDESQSDSDSDEDDDDDDKKKDTKQKEKETVIDASVATYTRDDTNPVSISNEQSINAATGETENQNVTGLKRSIEEEKEENGGSVSPSKKAKIQEISTEEQPEEQPPSDTVTSSIQDLLSKLAN; encoded by the coding sequence atgcCATTCCATCCTGATCAATTGATGCTTAAGTTTCAAAATCTAGAGGATAACCAGGACTCAATTGGTAGCACGGCTAATTGGCTTCTAGGTCAGAAAGAATCTTCACAAGAGATTGCCGATACTTGGGCCACTTATATGCTAAGTCCAGCAACAACTTCTAAGAGAAGACTGATGGCTTTGTATGTAGCCAATCATGCAGTACAACAAGAACTACGTTCGATAGTGAATGGTCCATTCCAACATAGTTTTGGATTAATCTTACCCAGAGTCTTAGGACAAGTAATTCCACAAGAGAAGGATCCAAAACTGAATTCACGGTTAAGAAGAGTGTTAACTGTGTGGCAATCTCGTGCAGTTTTCCCACCAACAGTATTAAAAAGTATTGAAGAATCAGTCGCATCAGCAAGTCCTGTATCGAATGGGGATACTACTAATAACAACACTTCGACAAAATACAACCAAAAAGCACCAGTCACCGGTCATTCAGAAATACCTGCCCCATTACAGGTGCTTTTAGTACCCTTTAGAGAAGTTGCACGTCATGGCCCTGCATCCAATGCCCTTAAAATAAGTTTTGATGAAGCTATTGGTGCATTAGATCCTAGCGCTACGGATATAGTTTATCAACAAAATTATCATACAGTGAAACGATTAGGTCACACTACTCaagattctttaaaaaaaactattatACAACGAGAAATAATTGTTGAGAAATTACGAGATTTGTTAATTCAACAAGAGGAACTTTTATCGCTTGATCGACAAATACAGAATGAAATAGATAACGCTTTAGAGACAACAGATCCAGCTTTTAAAGATAATCAAAATTCatttagtaataatatgtTACCAACTTATGATGAGTCTCAAAGTGATAGTGATagtgatgaagatgatgacgatgatgataaaaagaaagacacaaaacaaaaagaaaaagaaacagtTATAGATGCAAGCGTAGCCACTTATACTAGAGATGATACAAATCCAGTGTCCATTTCTAATGAGCAATCTATAAATGCAGCTACTGGGGAAACAGAAAATCAGAATGTTACGGGTTTAAAGAGGTCTATTGAAGAGgagaaagaagaaaatggAGGGTCTGTATCACCATctaaaaaagcaaaaataCAGGAGATTTCAACTGAAGAACAACCTGAAGAACAGCCACCTTCTGATACAGTTACTTCAAGCATTCAAGATTTATTGAGTAAATTGGCAAATTAA
- the MSC7 gene encoding meiotic recombination directing protein (similar to Saccharomyces cerevisiae MSC7 (YHR039C); ancestral locus Anc_5.305) yields the protein MDGLISNIKNCKATIPLIILLVSIAWFKTSDSTRHIKPVKINIEFPIECKANWKSNGKVENESNEDKHRMIDCYCPATGQYLGQYKSFTMDDIDATVNKSQVAFQDWKNSSFDRRLKILISLREFILKHQSEIASVACRDSGKTMIDASMGEILTTLEKLNWTIKHGRRILDKPSYRSGPTNFFMKFYKGSKIQYEPLGPIASIVSWNYPFHNLMGPVISAIITGNTIVVKCSEKVIWSSKFYINLIQKCLLSCNENPDIVQLCYCLPPNLPMDNAANYFTSHPGLKHITFIGSETVAHTILENTAKSMTPTVLELGGKDSLIILDSLPSNQLESLSSIILRGTFQSSGQNCIGIERVIVTSKYYKSLIKIITTRLETHPLKQSSDIDSLSSVDVGAMISSNRFKHLESLIDDAVKDGAKLLFGGKQYQNKLYPDGNYFEPTVLIDVTPSMKIANEEVFGPILVLMEAKNKADAINISNGSKFGLGNSVFGSREDGDFVANKLQSGNVAINDFATFYICQLPFGGTKSSGFGKFNGEEGLLGLCNAKSICYDKIPGIRTTIPPALDYPMKSKAWLFVENFITAAYTMNWYDFIMSLIGLAKNS from the coding sequence ATGGATGGCTtaatatctaatattaaaaactGTAAGGCAACAATTCCATTaatcatattattagtatcaATTGCTTGGTTTAAAACTTCAGATTCTACCAGGCATATCAAACCAGTAAAGATCAATATTGAATTTCCAATAGAATGCAAAGCGAATTGGAAATCAAATGGTAAAGTTGAAAACGAGAGTAATGAAGATAAACATCGGATGATTGATTGTTATTGTCCAGCTACTGGTCAATATTTAGGTCAGTATAAATCTTTTACTATGGATGATATTGATGCAACAGTGAATAAATCTCAAGTTGCTTTCCAAGATTGGAAAAACTCTTCGTTTGATAGgagattgaaaattttgatttctcTAAGAGAGTTTATTTTAAAGCATCAATCAGAAATTGCTTCTGTAGCATGCAGAGATTCTGGTAAGACGATGATCGATGCATCAATGGGGGAAATATTAACCACgttggaaaaattaaattggACTATAAAACATGGGAGAAGAATCCTAGATAAACCTTCATATAGATCAGGACCAACCAATTTCtttatgaaattttataaagGTTCTAAAATTCAATATGAACCATTAGGCCCAATTGCCTCAATTGTGTCTTGGAATTATCCTTTCCATAATTTAATGGGTCCTGTGATTTCTGCAATTATTACTGGTAATACTATTGTAGTTAAATGTTCAGAAAAAGTTATCTGgtcttcaaaattttatattaatttgattcaaAAATGTTTGCTAAGCTGTAATGAAAATCCAGATATTGTTCAATTATGTTATTGCTTACCTCCAAATTTACCAATGGATAACGCAGCAAATTATTTCACTTCTCATCCAGGCCTAAAGCATATTACATTTATCGGTAGTGAAACAGTTGCTCATActattttggaaaatacaGCAAAATCAATGACTCCAACTGTGTTAGAACTAGGTGGGAAGGATtctctaataatattagattcTTTACCATCAAACCAACTAGAATCCTTGTCCTCGATTATTTTAAGGGGTACATTTCAATCATCTGGTCAAAATTGTATTGGTATTGAACGTGTAATTGTGacatcaaaatattataagtcattaatcaaaattattacgACTCGTCTAGAGACTCATCCCTTAAAGCAGAGCTCAGATATAGACTCATTGTCTAGCGTTGATGTTGGTGCAATGATATCTTCAAATCGATTTAAGCATCTAGAAAGTTTGATAGATGATGCAGTAAAAGATGGtgctaaattattatttggtgGTAAgcaatatcaaaataaattgtatCCTGATGGTAATTATTTTGAGCCTACGGTTTTAATTGATGTTACACCATCAATGAAAATTGCAAACGAAGAAGTTTTTGGCCCTATTCTAGTTTTAATGGAAGCTAAGAATAAGGCTGATGCAATTAATATTTCGAATGGTTCAAAATTTGGTTTAGGTAATTCAGTTTTTGGCTCAAGAGAAGATGGTGATTTTGTTGCAAATAAACTACAATCAGGAAATGTTGcaattaatgattttgCAACATTTTATATCTGTCAATTACCTTTCGGTGGTACAAAGAGTAGCGGGTTTGGTAAGTTTAATGGTGAAGAAGGGTTACTTGGCTTATGTAATGCGAAAAGTATTTGTTATGATAAAATTCCAGGTATTAGAACTACAATCCCACCTGCATTAGATTATCCAATGAAATCCAAAGCTTGGCTATttgttgaaaattttattacagCTGCCTACACCATGAATTGGTATGATTTTATAATGTCCTTAATTGGACTTGCTAAAAATTCATAG